In Humulus lupulus chromosome 7, drHumLupu1.1, whole genome shotgun sequence, the following are encoded in one genomic region:
- the LOC133788813 gene encoding uncharacterized protein LOC133788813, with protein MSIDKTWINNPNKVSDEYKAGVLAFVERASHFVDAGGRVKCPCNKCINIQFQTIDALESHLFKNGFLQIYTNWNWHGEDEIILTNKVVQQCLKDEMMDALNDTVQLENNKDEENKRDDKIPTTKESEHDDEMPTSEESERDDETYTTEEYDCDDEIPTNDFIDGQYYNDLFAEMEAPLFPGCEKYTYLNFLVKLMHFKVLGKIPNKIFDGMLELLQDAFPAPNKLPKSYYDAKMLLRKLGPAGIPETWLTTHHIDDKGSVTKDAKDNYEKLINVLETHSQFSASSSAGSAQHATPAVLPQPQYSSEAMREMMERIKALEEHVTMLYTVSKSSPHPPNQDPAAPSK; from the exons ATGTCGATAGACAAGACTTGGATTAACAATCCAAATAAAGTGTCTGATGAATATAAAGCTGGAGTGTTGGCATTTGTTGAGAGAGCTAGTCATTTTGTGGATGCAGGGGGACGGGTGAAGTGTCCTTGTAACAAGTGTATTAATATCCAATTTCAGACTATCGATGCATTAGAAAGCCATCTTTTCAAGAATGGGTTTTTACAAATATATACTAATTGGAATTGGCATGGAGAAGATGAAATAATACTAACAAATAAAGTGGTGCAACAATGTTTAAAGGATGAGATGATGGATGCTCTTAATGATACAGTACAACTTGAAAataacaaagatgaagaaaacaAGCGTGATGATAAGATACCTACAACTAAGGAAAGCGAGCATGATGATGAGATGCCTACATCTGAAGAAAGTGAGCGTGATGATGAGACATATACAACTGAAGAATACGATTGTGATGATGAGATACCTACTAATGACTTCATAGATGGACAATATTATAATGATTTATTTGCTGAGATGGAGGCTCCATTATTCCCTGGATGTGAGAAATACACATATTTGAATTTCTTAGTTAAGTTGATGCACTTCAAAGTGTTGGGGAAAATTCCTAATAAGATTTTTGATGGAATGTTGGAATTGTTACAAGATGCATTTCCAGCTCCAAATAAGTTACCAAAATCATATTATGATGCAAAGATGTTGCTGCGTAAACTAGGCCCTGCTGGAATCCCGGAGACATGGCTTACAACTCATCACATTGACGACAAAGGGTCGGTCACTAAGGACGCGAAGGATAACTAT GAAAAGTTGATAAATGTGCTTGAGACGCATTCACAGTTTTCTGCGAGTTCGTCAGCTGGCAGTGCGCAACATGCTACGCCAGCTGTACTTCCTCAACCTCAGTATAGTTCTGAGGCAATGCGAGAGATGATGGAGCGCATAAAAGCCTTGGAGGAGCATGTGACTATGTTGTATACAGTATCTAAATCTTCTCCACATCCACCTAATCAAGATCCTGCAGCACCAAGCAAGTAG
- the LOC133788814 gene encoding double-stranded RNA-binding protein 1-like isoform X2: MVDYDPAAVATLTVEESNQNLDVQSNVSGLKSDSSTLIKTNKGGQNVEETLESFKMQLNALGISDDEKSEVKKQLQKYARQRNFDLPVYSCECDQGPEATHFKATVTVGDQIFESSEFFNTLKDAESDAAKVALIVENFQEDESRVYKNLLQELVQRENLSTPVYKTIKHGEPHKPIFFTSVELDGEIFHGKAAKSKKQAELNAARAAYVALKERGSTQIDKFTSCSLRGHAPKSTSSPEVTCDLLQNLKHQCILAPYPAQTYVEAKEKIESAEAILSTVAVDSSSSYPAITPHMEKMIGAKKVSSVRNSNTRNGEGTDVKSYLLCNKVRVYRQLPNYPFPEDITVLPISDDKWVAVSLEFPNEEKN; this comes from the exons ATGGTAGACTATGACCCTGCTGCTGTTGCAACACTTACAGTTGAAGAAAGCAACCAGAATCTTGATGTTCAGTCGAATGTTTCTGGTTTGAAAAGTG ATTCTTCAACGCTAATCAAAACCAACAAGGGAGGACAAAACGTCGAAGAAACGTTGGAGAGTTTCAAGATGCAGTTAAATGCTTTGGGCATCAGCGATGATGAGAAGTCTGAAG TCAAGAAGCAGCTGCAGAAGTATGCAAGACAGAGGAATTTCGATTTGCCTGTGTACTCTTGTGAATGTGATCAGGGTCCTGAGGCCACTCACTTTAAGGCAACAGTTACAGTTGGTGATCAAATTTTTGAGAGCTCTGAATTCTTCAACACTTTGAAAGATGCTGAAAGTGATGCTGCAAAGGTTGCTTTGATAGTGGAGAACTTTCAGGAG GATGAGTCTCGCGTATACAAGAATCTCTTGCAAGAGCTAGTTCAGAGAGAAAATTTAAGCACTCCAGTTTATAAAACTATAAAACACGGTGAGCCCCACAAGCCTATTTTCTTTACTAGTGTGGAGCTGGATGGAGAAATATTCCATGGGAAAGCAGCAAAGTCCAAGAAACAGGCAGAGTTAAATGCTGCAAGGGCTGCCTATGTTGCTCTTAAGGAAC GTGGATCAACTCAGATAGACAAGTTTACTTCCTGTAGTTTAAGAGGACATGCTCCCAAATCTACTTCGAGCCCTGAAGTGACCTGTGACTTGCTGCAAAATCTCAAACACCAATGCATTTTGGCTCCATATCCAGCTCAAACTTATGTTGAAGCTAAAGAGAAGATTG AGTCAGCAGAAGCTATTCTAAGCACAGTCGCAGTGGACAGCAGTAGCTCATATCCGGCAATAACACCTCATATGGAAAAAATGATTGGAGCTAAGAAAGTTTCTTCAGTCAGAAACTCGAACACGAGGAATGGTGAAGGTACTGATGTGAAGAGTTACTTGCTTTGCAACAAGGTGAGAGTGTACCGACAGTTGCCGAATTATCCATTCCCTGAAGACATTACTGTACTCCCCATTAGTGATGATAAGTGGGTGGCTGTCAGCTTGGAGTTCCCAAATGAAGAAAAGAATTGA
- the LOC133788814 gene encoding double-stranded RNA-binding protein 1-like isoform X1 has protein sequence MVDYDPAAVATLTVEESNQNLDVQSNVSGLKSDSSTLIKTNKGGQNVEETLESFKMQLNALGISDDEKSEVKKQLQKYARQRNFDLPVYSCECDQGPEATHFKATVTVGDQIFESSEFFNTLKDAESDAAKVALIVENFQEDESRVYKNLLQELVQRENLSTPVYKTIKHGEPHKPIFFTSVELDGEIFHGKAAKSKKQAELNAARAAYVALKERGSTQIDKFTSCSLRGHAPKSTSSPEVTCDLLQNLKHQCILAPYPAQTYVEAKEKIAESAEAILSTVAVDSSSSYPAITPHMEKMIGAKKVSSVRNSNTRNGEGTDVKSYLLCNKVRVYRQLPNYPFPEDITVLPISDDKWVAVSLEFPNEEKN, from the exons ATGGTAGACTATGACCCTGCTGCTGTTGCAACACTTACAGTTGAAGAAAGCAACCAGAATCTTGATGTTCAGTCGAATGTTTCTGGTTTGAAAAGTG ATTCTTCAACGCTAATCAAAACCAACAAGGGAGGACAAAACGTCGAAGAAACGTTGGAGAGTTTCAAGATGCAGTTAAATGCTTTGGGCATCAGCGATGATGAGAAGTCTGAAG TCAAGAAGCAGCTGCAGAAGTATGCAAGACAGAGGAATTTCGATTTGCCTGTGTACTCTTGTGAATGTGATCAGGGTCCTGAGGCCACTCACTTTAAGGCAACAGTTACAGTTGGTGATCAAATTTTTGAGAGCTCTGAATTCTTCAACACTTTGAAAGATGCTGAAAGTGATGCTGCAAAGGTTGCTTTGATAGTGGAGAACTTTCAGGAG GATGAGTCTCGCGTATACAAGAATCTCTTGCAAGAGCTAGTTCAGAGAGAAAATTTAAGCACTCCAGTTTATAAAACTATAAAACACGGTGAGCCCCACAAGCCTATTTTCTTTACTAGTGTGGAGCTGGATGGAGAAATATTCCATGGGAAAGCAGCAAAGTCCAAGAAACAGGCAGAGTTAAATGCTGCAAGGGCTGCCTATGTTGCTCTTAAGGAAC GTGGATCAACTCAGATAGACAAGTTTACTTCCTGTAGTTTAAGAGGACATGCTCCCAAATCTACTTCGAGCCCTGAAGTGACCTGTGACTTGCTGCAAAATCTCAAACACCAATGCATTTTGGCTCCATATCCAGCTCAAACTTATGTTGAAGCTAAAGAGAAGATTG CAGAGTCAGCAGAAGCTATTCTAAGCACAGTCGCAGTGGACAGCAGTAGCTCATATCCGGCAATAACACCTCATATGGAAAAAATGATTGGAGCTAAGAAAGTTTCTTCAGTCAGAAACTCGAACACGAGGAATGGTGAAGGTACTGATGTGAAGAGTTACTTGCTTTGCAACAAGGTGAGAGTGTACCGACAGTTGCCGAATTATCCATTCCCTGAAGACATTACTGTACTCCCCATTAGTGATGATAAGTGGGTGGCTGTCAGCTTGGAGTTCCCAAATGAAGAAAAGAATTGA
- the LOC133788815 gene encoding uncharacterized protein LOC133788815, with product MPEDFYLERPLFGAALASTFPQRFQDVSDIRQVPDHQEVFVDPSRDESLIFELLELKHEVGDNGSATWFLQDLASEQEAEGSAVIEQSGVVEAPGLCYRSTPAVITTAVGQMAISKGRQGREAQNVVRVYVANVRLKEVNTDVLITAYEPIHINPLSESVTAVGAGAATPAEHSGCMPMVEVFKLAVSTFKVNNWGLFGNA from the exons ATGCCTGAAGATTTCTACTTAGAGCGCCCTCTTTTCGGCGCTGCCTTAGCTAGCACCTTCCCTCAAAGGTTCCAG GACGTGAGTGATATTCGACAAGTTCCTGATCATCAG GAGGTGTTCGTGGACCCTTCCCGGGATGAAAGTTTGATCTTTGAGTTATTAGAATTGAAGCATGAAGTTGGTGATAATGGGAGTGCTACATGGTTTCTTCAAGACCTTGCCTCTGAACAAGAAGCTGAAGGAAGCGCG GTGATTGAACAGTCAGGAGTGGTTGAGGCCCCTGGACTGTGTTATAGGAGCACACCTGCTGTCATTACAACTGCAGTAGGCCAAATG GCTATCTCTAAGGGACGGCAAGGTAGGGAAGCACAAAATGTTGTAAGG GTATATGTCGCAAATGTTCGTCTTAAAGAAGTTAACACGGATGTCCTAATTACTGCATATGAGCCGATTCATATAAA TCCATTGAGTGAAAGTGTTACTGCCGTCGGGGCCGGTGCTGCCACTCCTGCTGAGCATTCTGGATGTATGCCAATGGTTGAGGTCTTTAAACTAGCTGTCTCAACCTTTAAAGTCAACAACTGGGGTCTTTTTGGCAATGCATAG